From a region of the Lactuca sativa cultivar Salinas chromosome 4, Lsat_Salinas_v11, whole genome shotgun sequence genome:
- the LOC111914706 gene encoding GDSL esterase/lipase At1g31550-like translates to MAFSSISWSFTIFFIILQMLIMLWSGSWHANGCYTSIFSFGDSLTDTGNFKQVASITDEFFPFLQPPYGETFFHKPTGRCSDGRLIIDFLAESLGLPLVRPFLHDCDSVIEPGQGVNYAVVGATALNSSFLEARGIVNDLTNASLGVQLAWFKQSLASICSNVSDCRNLIGRSLILVGEIGGNDYNYPITDGKPIDEVEPFVPLVTDTIVSAVDELIQMGAQTLVVPGEFPLGCSSQYLTIRGSESEEYDSTTGCLIKFNKFAEYHNELLQTKLNQLRELHPNAIIIYVDYYNAAMQFIRSPDKFGFTNGALKACCGVGGLYNYNRVGVEGMLLMLMI, encoded by the exons ATGGCGTTTTCTTCCATTTCTTGGTCCTTTAcaatatttttcataattttgCAGATGTTAATCATGTTATGGAGTGGTAGCTGGCATGCTAATGGATGCTATACCTCCATCTTCAGCTTCGGTGACTCCCTAACAGACACCGGTAACTTTAAACAAGTGGCCTCCATAACCGATGAGTTCTTTCCTTTTCTTCAGCCGCCTTACGGTGAAACCTTCTTTCATAAACCGACTGGTCGTTGCTCAGATGGCCGACTCATCATTGATTTTCTAG CTGAGAGTCTCGGGTTGCCATTGGTACGACCATTTCTGCATGACTGTGACAGTGTCATTGAGCCGGGACAAGGAGTTAACTATGCTGTGGTGGGCGCGACAGCATTGAATTCATCGTTTCTTGAAGCAAGAGGAATTGTTAATGATTTGACAAATGCCTCTTTAGGAGTTCAGTTGGCATGGTTTAAACAATCATTAGCTTCTATTTGCAGCAACGTTTCAG ATTGTAGAAACTTAATTGGACGTTCTTTGATCTTAGTTGGAGAGATTGGCGGAAACGATTACAACTATCCGATAACAGATGGAAAACCCATTGATGAGGTCGAACCATTCGTTCCTCTAGTAACTGATACCATCGTCTCAGCTGTCGAT GAATTGATTCAGATGGGGGCACAAACACTGGTCGTTCCAGGAGAATTTCCACTTGGATGTTCTTCTCAATATTTAACAATACGTGGTTCCGAAAGTGAAGAGTATGATAGCACAACAGGCTGCCTCATCAAGTTCAATAAATTTGCCGAATACCACAATGAACTGCTGCAAACGAAACTAAATCAGCTTCGAGAGCTTCATCCCAATGCCATCATCATCTACGTTGACTACTACAATGCTGCCATGCAATTTATCCGTTCTCCAGATAAATTTG GATTTACAAATGGTGCTCTGAAGGCATGTTGTGGAGTTGGAGGTCTGTATAACTACAATAGAGTTGGAGTTGAAGGCATGTTGTTGATGTtgatgatttaa
- the LOC111914707 gene encoding GDSL esterase/lipase At1g28590, which yields MAFSSNSWSITCFLVILQLLSSGSLYADGCYTSIFSFGDSLADTGNLKQLASISDQVFSLLLPPYGENFFDQSTGRCSNGRLIIDFLAESLGLPLLPPFLHDKDNVVTWGHGVNYAVAGATALNSSILEARGIVNSMTNASLGVQLEWFKQTLPSLCNSVSECRNLIASSLIIMGEIGGNDYNYPILAGKPINEVEPLVPLVIDTIISAINELIDMGAQTLVVPGNFPIGCSSAYLTLCGSENKIDYDNTTGCLINLNKFAEYHNELLQTKLNHLRELHPNVVIMYADYYNAAMQIFLSPDKYGFTNGALKACCGGGGPYNVNATMECGVSASVCDDPDTYVNWDGIHLTESAYRVISRSLFQGAYTTPQFNSLCPAPTSTSTLQVGNGLWNSV from the exons ATGGCGTTTTCCTCCAATTCTTGGTCTATTACTTGCTTCTTAGTGATTTTGCAGCTGTTATCGAGTGGTAGCTTGTATGCTGACGGATGCTATACCTCCATCTTCAGCTTCGGCGACTCCCTAGCGGACACTGGCAACCTAAAACAATTGGCCTCCATATCCGATCAGGTCTTTTCGCTTCTTCTGCCGCCTTACGGAGAAAACTTCTTTGATCAATCCACCGGTCGTTGCTCCAATGGCCGCCTCATCATCGATTTCCTCG CTGAAAGCCTTGGATTGCCATTGCTACCACCGTTTCTGCACGACAAGGACAATGTGGTGACATGGGGACACGGAGTGAATTATGCTGTGGCGGGTGCGACAGCATTGAATTCATCAATTCTCGAAGCAAGAGGGATTGTTAATTCAATGACAAATGCATCTTTAGGAGTTCAATTAGAATGGTTTAAACAAACATTGCCTTCTCTATGCAACAGCGTTTCAG AATGTAGAAACTTAATCGCAAGTTCTTTGATCATAATGGGAGAGATTGGAGGAAACGATTACAACTATCCAATATTAGCAGGAAAACCGATCAATGAGGTGGAACCATTAGTTCCTCTTGTCATTGATACCATCATCTCAGCAATCAAT GAGTTAATCGATATGGGAGCTCAAACACTGGTTGTTCCAGGAAACTTTCCAATCGGATGCTCTTCAGCATATTTAACACTCTGTGGTTCTGAAAACAAGATAGATTATGATAACACAACTGGTTGCCTCATCAATTTAAACAAATTTGCAGAATATCACAACGAACTGCTGCAAACGAAATTAAATCACCTTCGAGAGCTTCATCCTAATGTCGTAATCATGTATGCTGATTACTACAATGCTGCCATGCAAATTTTCCTTTCTCCAGATAAATATG GATTCACAAACGGGGCTCTGAAGGCGTGTTGTGGAGGTGGAGGGCCTTATAATGTGAACGCAACGATGGAATGTGGAGTTTCTGCGAGTGTGTGTGATGATCCGGATACGTATGTTAATTGGGATGGAATCCACTTAACGGAATCGGCATACAGAGTAATTTCACGGAGTTTATTTCAAGGGGCGTATACTACACCCCAATTTAATTCCTTATGTCCTGCTCCTACATCAACATCGACATTACAAGTTGGAAACGGATTATGGAATTCTGTCTAA